In Streptomyces sp. NBC_01551, one DNA window encodes the following:
- a CDS encoding phosphatidate cytidylyltransferase: protein MNDSSWQPEPVPAGPAYDAQVGPHTRPMPIVPDAAGRDFDDREARDRGAASDGGLLFRDETPPQEPMPSPPPPPSQAPQNSTPPPPKKRAGRDLRAAIGVGVGLGAVIFASLFIVKAVFVGVIVVAVVVGLWELTSRLQEKKGIKAPLVPLAVGGAAMIIAGYVRGAEGAWIAMALTALAVLVWRMTEPPEDYLKDVTAGVFAAFYVPFLATFVAMLLTADDGPLRVVTFLVLTVVSDTGAYAVGWRFGKHKLAPRISPGKTREGLFGAVAFAMAAGALCMEFLIDDGAWWQGLLLGLAVAVSATLGDLGESMIKRDLGIKDMGTLLPGHGGIMDRLDSLLPTAPVVWLLLAAFVGTG, encoded by the coding sequence ATGAACGACTCTTCCTGGCAGCCGGAGCCGGTTCCGGCGGGTCCCGCATACGATGCGCAGGTGGGCCCGCACACTCGGCCCATGCCCATCGTGCCCGATGCCGCCGGCCGTGACTTCGACGACCGGGAAGCACGCGATCGGGGGGCCGCCTCGGACGGCGGCCTCCTCTTCCGCGACGAGACGCCGCCGCAGGAGCCCATGCCCAGCCCCCCGCCTCCGCCCTCGCAGGCACCGCAGAACTCAACGCCACCCCCGCCGAAGAAGCGGGCGGGGCGGGACCTGCGGGCCGCCATAGGGGTCGGCGTCGGCCTCGGCGCGGTGATCTTCGCCTCCCTGTTCATCGTGAAGGCGGTGTTCGTCGGCGTCATCGTCGTCGCCGTCGTCGTGGGCCTGTGGGAGCTCACCTCCCGGCTCCAGGAGAAGAAGGGCATCAAGGCCCCGCTGGTCCCGCTGGCCGTCGGCGGCGCTGCGATGATCATCGCCGGGTACGTCCGAGGGGCCGAGGGCGCCTGGATCGCCATGGCGCTCACCGCGCTGGCCGTGCTCGTCTGGCGGATGACCGAACCGCCCGAGGACTACCTCAAAGACGTCACGGCGGGAGTCTTCGCCGCGTTCTACGTGCCGTTCCTGGCCACCTTCGTCGCGATGCTGCTCACCGCCGACGACGGCCCGCTGCGGGTGGTCACCTTCCTGGTCCTGACCGTGGTCAGCGACACCGGGGCCTACGCGGTCGGCTGGCGGTTCGGCAAGCACAAGCTGGCGCCGCGCATCAGCCCCGGCAAGACCCGCGAGGGGCTCTTCGGGGCCGTGGCCTTCGCGATGGCGGCCGGCGCCCTGTGCATGGAGTTCCTGATCGACGACGGCGCCTGGTGGCAGGGCCTGCTGCTCGGCCTCGCGGTCGCTGTCAGCGCCACCCTGGGCGACCTCGGCGAATCGATGATCAAGCGGGACCTCGGCATCAAGGACATGGGCACGCTGCTGCCGGGCCACGGCGGCATCATGGACCGGCTGGACTCCCTGCTGCCGACCGCCCCGGTGGTCTGGCTGCTGCTGGCCGCTTTCGTCGGCACCGGCTGA
- the rlmN gene encoding 23S rRNA (adenine(2503)-C(2))-methyltransferase RlmN has translation MAPRPAPGELTFVAPRGVKKPPRHLADLTPAERREAVAAIGEKPFRAKQLSQHYFARYAHDPAEWTDIPAASREKLQQELLPDLMNVLRHISCDNDTTRKTLWKLHDGTLVESVLMRYPDRVTMCISSQAGCGMNCPFCATGQAGLDRNLSTAEIVHQIVDGMRALRDGEVPGGPARLSNIVFMGMGEPLANYNRVVGAIRRLTDPEPDGLGLSQRGITVSTVGLVPAMLRFADEGFKCRLAVSLHAPDDELRDTLVPVNTRWNVREVLDAAWEYAEKSGRRISIEYALIRDINDQAWRGDLLGKLLKGKRVHVNLIPLNPTPGSKWTASRPEDERAFVEAIARHGVPVTVRDTRGQEIDGACGQLAASER, from the coding sequence ATGGCCCCCCGTCCCGCTCCGGGTGAGCTCACCTTCGTCGCACCCCGCGGAGTGAAGAAGCCGCCCCGGCACCTGGCCGACCTGACCCCGGCCGAGCGCCGCGAGGCGGTCGCCGCGATCGGTGAGAAGCCGTTCCGGGCCAAGCAGCTCTCGCAGCACTACTTCGCCCGGTACGCGCACGACCCGGCCGAGTGGACGGACATCCCCGCGGCCTCCCGCGAGAAGCTCCAGCAGGAGCTGCTGCCGGACCTGATGAACGTCCTGCGGCACATCTCGTGCGACAACGACACCACCCGCAAGACCCTGTGGAAGCTGCACGACGGCACGCTCGTCGAGTCCGTGCTGATGCGCTACCCCGACCGGGTCACCATGTGCATCTCCTCGCAGGCCGGCTGCGGCATGAACTGCCCGTTCTGCGCCACCGGCCAGGCCGGCCTCGACCGGAACCTGTCCACCGCCGAGATCGTGCACCAGATCGTCGACGGCATGCGCGCCCTGCGCGACGGCGAGGTCCCCGGCGGCCCGGCCCGGCTGTCGAACATCGTCTTCATGGGCATGGGCGAGCCGCTGGCGAACTACAACCGCGTCGTCGGCGCCATCCGCCGCCTGACCGACCCCGAGCCCGACGGCCTCGGCCTGTCGCAGCGCGGCATCACCGTCTCCACCGTCGGCCTGGTCCCGGCCATGCTGCGCTTCGCCGACGAGGGCTTCAAGTGCCGCCTCGCCGTCTCGCTGCACGCCCCGGACGACGAGCTGCGCGACACCCTGGTGCCCGTGAACACCCGCTGGAACGTCCGCGAGGTGCTGGACGCGGCCTGGGAGTACGCGGAGAAGTCCGGCCGGCGGATCTCCATCGAGTACGCCCTGATCCGCGACATCAACGACCAGGCCTGGCGCGGTGACCTGCTGGGCAAGCTGCTCAAGGGCAAGCGGGTCCACGTCAACCTCATCCCGCTGAACCCGACCCCGGGCTCCAAGTGGACCGCCTCGCGCCCCGAGGACGAGCGCGCGTTCGTCGAGGCCATCGCCCGCCACGGCGTGCCGGTGACCGTACGGGACACCCGCGGCCAGGAAATCGACGGCGCGTGCGGCCAGCTGGCGGCCTCGGAGCGCTAG
- a CDS encoding thiamine ABC transporter substrate binding subunit, translated as MSTTKKIAGAALAAAIGVTTLSACGGGDAKDKPAGASDAPKSKTVTLVSHDSFNVTDTVLKEFEQQSGYTVKVLKSGDAGAALNQEILTKGSPRGDVFFGVDNTLLSRALDNGIFTPYEAKGLGEVKPEYVLDKEHRVTPVDSGDICVNYDKQYFADKKLAPPQTLDDLIKPEYKNLLVTENAATSSPGLGFLLASVGKYGEDGWKDYWSKLKANGVEVVDGWEQAYNERFSGSAGGKKAKGDRPLVVSYASSPPVEVLYGEPKPAEAPTGVSTGTCFRQVEFAGLLKGAKNEEGGKALLDFLVSKKFQEDMPLQMFVNPVVKDAKLPELFTQHGVVIEKPENVAPQTIAKNRDQWVKAWSSLVVK; from the coding sequence GTGAGCACCACCAAGAAGATCGCGGGTGCCGCGCTCGCGGCCGCGATCGGCGTCACCACGCTCAGCGCCTGCGGCGGCGGTGACGCCAAGGACAAGCCGGCGGGCGCGAGCGACGCCCCCAAGTCCAAGACCGTCACCCTCGTCTCGCACGACTCCTTCAACGTGACCGACACGGTCCTCAAGGAGTTCGAGCAGCAGAGCGGCTACACCGTGAAGGTGCTGAAGTCCGGCGACGCCGGCGCGGCGCTGAACCAGGAGATCCTGACGAAGGGCTCCCCGCGCGGCGACGTCTTCTTCGGCGTCGACAACACGCTCCTCTCGCGCGCCCTCGACAACGGCATCTTCACGCCGTACGAGGCCAAGGGCCTCGGCGAGGTCAAGCCGGAGTACGTGCTCGACAAGGAGCACCGGGTCACCCCGGTCGACTCCGGCGACATCTGCGTCAACTACGACAAGCAGTACTTCGCGGACAAGAAGCTCGCCCCGCCGCAGACGCTGGACGACCTGATCAAGCCGGAGTACAAGAACCTGCTGGTCACCGAGAACGCCGCGACCTCGTCGCCGGGCCTCGGCTTCCTGCTCGCCTCCGTCGGCAAGTACGGCGAGGACGGCTGGAAGGACTACTGGAGCAAGCTCAAGGCCAACGGCGTCGAGGTCGTCGACGGCTGGGAGCAGGCCTACAACGAGCGCTTCTCCGGCTCCGCGGGCGGCAAGAAGGCCAAGGGCGACCGCCCGCTGGTCGTCTCCTACGCCTCCAGCCCGCCGGTCGAGGTCCTGTACGGCGAGCCGAAGCCGGCCGAGGCCCCCACGGGCGTCTCCACCGGCACCTGCTTCCGTCAGGTCGAGTTCGCGGGCCTGCTCAAGGGTGCGAAGAACGAGGAGGGCGGCAAGGCGCTCCTCGACTTCCTGGTGAGCAAGAAGTTCCAGGAAGACATGCCGCTCCAGATGTTCGTGAACCCGGTGGTCAAGGACGCGAAGCTGCCGGAGCTGTTCACGCAGCACGGCGTGGTCATCGAGAAGCCGGAGAACGTGGCCCCGCAGACCATCGCCAAGAACCGTGACCAGTGGGTCAAGGCATGGTCCTCGCTCGTCGTGAAGTAG
- a CDS encoding iron ABC transporter permease: MAVPLVFFGLFFAYPVAAIVGRGLKTQDGWQFGRIGEVLTQPDIADVLWFTTWQALASTVLTLVIALPGAYVFARFEFPGKQLLRAVVTVPFVLPTVVVGTAFLALVGRGGLLDEVWGVRLDTTVWAILLAHVFFNYAVIVRTVGGLWAQLDPRQEEAARVLGAGRFAAWRRVTLPALAPSVAAASLMVFLFTFSSFGVVQILGGPAYSTLEVEVYRQTAQLLDLPTAAVLTLVQFAAVGMILAVHAWTVRKRETALRLVDPGRTAHPPRGWAQRSLLGGVLLTVALLIVAPLAVLVERSLDAPGGYGFGFYRALQDAGAGGGTFLVPPLEAIWNSLQYALAATAIALLIGGLAAAALTRRAGRFVRGFDALLMLPLGVSAVTVGFGFLITLDEPPLDLRTSWILVPLAQALVGVPFVVRTMLPVLRAVDARLREAAAVLGASPLRAWREVDLPLVRRALLIAAGFAFAVSLGEFGATVFIARPDRPTLPVAVARLLGRAGEMNYGQAMALSTILMLVCAVSLLVLERLRPDKTSGEF, from the coding sequence ATGGCCGTCCCGCTCGTCTTCTTCGGGCTGTTCTTCGCCTACCCCGTCGCCGCGATCGTCGGGCGCGGGCTCAAGACGCAGGACGGCTGGCAGTTCGGCCGCATCGGCGAGGTGCTGACGCAGCCCGACATCGCCGACGTCCTCTGGTTCACCACCTGGCAGGCGCTCGCGTCCACCGTGCTCACGCTGGTGATCGCGCTCCCCGGCGCGTACGTGTTCGCGCGCTTCGAGTTCCCCGGCAAGCAGCTGCTGCGGGCGGTGGTCACCGTTCCGTTCGTACTGCCGACCGTGGTCGTCGGCACCGCCTTCCTCGCGCTGGTCGGACGGGGCGGACTGCTGGACGAGGTGTGGGGCGTCCGGCTCGACACCACCGTGTGGGCGATCCTGCTCGCCCACGTCTTCTTCAACTACGCCGTGATCGTACGGACGGTCGGCGGCCTGTGGGCGCAGCTCGACCCGCGCCAGGAGGAAGCCGCCCGAGTGCTGGGCGCCGGGCGGTTCGCCGCGTGGCGGCGCGTGACGCTGCCCGCGCTCGCGCCGTCGGTCGCCGCCGCCTCGCTGATGGTGTTCCTGTTCACCTTCAGCTCCTTCGGCGTCGTACAGATCCTGGGCGGACCCGCGTACTCCACCCTGGAGGTGGAGGTCTACCGGCAGACCGCCCAGCTGCTCGACCTGCCGACGGCCGCCGTCCTCACCCTGGTGCAGTTCGCCGCCGTCGGCATGATCCTCGCCGTGCACGCCTGGACCGTACGCAAGCGGGAGACCGCGCTCCGTCTGGTGGACCCGGGCCGGACCGCGCACCCGCCGCGCGGCTGGGCGCAGCGGTCGCTGCTGGGCGGGGTGCTGCTGACGGTGGCCCTGCTGATCGTGGCCCCGCTGGCCGTGCTGGTGGAGCGCTCCCTCGACGCGCCCGGCGGGTACGGGTTCGGCTTCTACCGGGCGCTCCAGGACGCGGGCGCGGGCGGCGGAACGTTCCTGGTGCCGCCGCTGGAGGCGATCTGGAACTCCCTCCAGTACGCGCTGGCCGCCACCGCCATCGCCCTGCTGATCGGGGGGCTCGCGGCGGCCGCCCTGACCCGGCGCGCCGGCCGGTTCGTGCGCGGATTCGACGCGCTGCTGATGCTCCCGCTGGGGGTGTCGGCGGTGACGGTCGGCTTCGGATTCCTGATCACCCTGGACGAGCCGCCGCTGGACCTGCGGACCTCGTGGATCCTGGTGCCGCTGGCGCAGGCGCTGGTGGGCGTGCCGTTCGTCGTACGGACGATGCTGCCGGTGCTGCGCGCCGTGGACGCCCGGCTGCGGGAGGCGGCGGCGGTGCTCGGCGCGTCCCCGCTGCGGGCGTGGCGGGAGGTGGACCTGCCGCTGGTGCGGCGGGCGCTGCTGATCGCGGCCGGGTTCGCCTTCGCGGTCTCGCTGGGCGAGTTCGGGGCGACGGTCTTCATCGCGCGGCCGGACCGTCCGACGCTGCCGGTGGCCGTGGCGCGGCTGCTCGGGCGGGCCGGGGAGATGAACTACGGGCAGGCGATGGCCCTGAGCACGATTCTGATGCTGGTGTGCGCGGTGTCCCTGCTGGTGCTGGAGCGACTGCGACCCGACAAGACCTCGGGAGAGTTCTGA
- a CDS encoding ABC transporter ATP-binding protein has translation MTLLRLEEVSVRFGERAVVDAVDLSVTEHEIVCVLGPSGSGKSTLLRVVAGLQPVSAGRVLLGGADQAGVPVHRRGVGLMFQDHQLFPHRDVGRNVAFGLRMRGSARGSHEARVAELLELVGLPGAQGRAVASLSGGEQQRVALARALAPSPRLLMLDEPLGQLDRGLRERLVVELRALFSRLGTTVLAVTHDQGEAFALADRVVVMRDGRIAQAGTPLEVWQRPASEFVARFLGFENVIPAVISGGAAATAWGKVPVPAGSPQGERSVLIRPAGVVLAEAGLGCEVLSRTFRGTHVALLLRPEAGPVLEAECGLAGAPAVGDRVAVTFAPAEVVVLPSA, from the coding sequence ATGACGCTGCTTCGGCTGGAGGAGGTGTCGGTCCGCTTCGGGGAGCGCGCGGTCGTGGACGCCGTGGACCTGTCGGTCACCGAGCACGAGATCGTGTGTGTGCTCGGGCCGAGCGGGAGCGGGAAGTCCACGCTCCTGCGGGTGGTCGCCGGGCTCCAGCCGGTCTCGGCCGGGCGGGTGCTGCTGGGCGGCGCCGACCAGGCCGGGGTGCCGGTGCACCGGCGGGGGGTGGGCCTGATGTTCCAGGACCACCAGCTGTTCCCGCACCGGGACGTCGGCCGGAACGTCGCCTTCGGCCTCCGGATGCGGGGCTCGGCCCGGGGGTCCCACGAGGCCCGGGTCGCGGAGTTGCTGGAGCTGGTCGGGCTGCCCGGCGCGCAGGGCCGCGCGGTGGCCTCCCTGTCGGGCGGTGAGCAGCAGCGGGTGGCGCTGGCCCGGGCGCTGGCGCCGTCGCCGCGGCTGCTGATGCTGGACGAGCCGCTGGGACAGCTGGACCGGGGGCTGCGGGAGCGGCTGGTGGTGGAACTGCGGGCGCTGTTCTCCCGGCTGGGGACCACGGTGCTGGCCGTCACGCACGACCAGGGGGAGGCGTTCGCACTCGCCGACCGGGTCGTGGTGATGCGGGACGGGCGGATCGCGCAGGCGGGGACCCCGCTGGAGGTGTGGCAGCGGCCGGCCTCGGAGTTCGTCGCCCGGTTCCTCGGCTTCGAGAACGTGATCCCGGCGGTGATCTCCGGAGGGGCGGCGGCGACCGCTTGGGGCAAGGTCCCGGTGCCGGCCGGGTCGCCGCAGGGGGAGCGGAGCGTCCTGATCCGGCCAGCGGGGGTGGTGCTGGCGGAGGCGGGGCTCGGGTGTGAGGTGCTGTCGCGGACGTTCCGCGGCACCCATGTGGCGTTGCTGCTGCGGCCGGAGGCGGGGCCGGTGCTGGAGGCGGAGTGCGGGCTGGCGGGGGCGCCGGCGGTGGGGGACCGGGTCGCGGTGACCTTCGCCCCGGCCGAGGTGGTCGTGCTCCCGTCGGCGTGA
- a CDS encoding LOG family protein, which produces MVNPDIEIETLAEFDQVVARGSLSGYRIQSVNLLERTFALLSADTSAAVFLGCAMEPDASAKVRADGALVYPPVPDLPFNPYRGLLYTADELFTGLADGYGATPDALAYAWFQETKADGDVFSSMLRSIHDDAVSDALDEHLVGARVVGVMGGHAMARGGTEYRGAAELGRTLTRSGLTVATGGGPGAMEAANLGAYLAPAPDAALAEALELLAKVPSFTPSVSDWAQAAFAVRERWPAGGDSVGIPTWFYGHEPPNAFAGHIAKYFANATREDGLLARSTAGVVFLPGAAGTVQEIFDNATPNYYESRGEPTPMVLVGRHHWTEHLPAWPLLRALARGRGMESRIALVDSVAEVPEALATMGRAG; this is translated from the coding sequence ATGGTCAACCCAGACATCGAGATCGAGACGCTCGCCGAATTCGACCAGGTCGTGGCCCGCGGCTCGCTCAGCGGCTACCGGATCCAGTCGGTCAACCTGCTGGAGCGGACCTTCGCACTGCTGTCCGCCGACACCTCGGCGGCCGTGTTCCTGGGCTGCGCCATGGAGCCCGACGCGTCGGCGAAGGTCCGCGCGGACGGCGCGCTGGTCTACCCGCCCGTCCCCGACCTGCCGTTCAACCCCTACCGCGGCCTCCTCTACACCGCGGACGAGCTGTTCACGGGACTCGCCGACGGCTACGGGGCCACCCCTGACGCCCTGGCCTACGCCTGGTTCCAGGAGACCAAGGCCGACGGCGACGTCTTCTCCTCGATGCTGCGCTCCATCCACGACGACGCCGTCTCCGACGCCCTCGACGAGCACCTCGTGGGCGCCCGGGTCGTCGGCGTGATGGGCGGCCACGCCATGGCCCGCGGTGGTACGGAGTACCGCGGCGCGGCGGAACTCGGCCGCACCCTCACCCGGTCGGGCCTGACCGTGGCCACCGGCGGCGGACCCGGCGCGATGGAGGCCGCGAACCTCGGCGCGTACCTGGCCCCGGCGCCGGACGCGGCCCTTGCGGAGGCCCTGGAACTGCTGGCCAAGGTCCCGTCCTTCACCCCCTCGGTGTCCGACTGGGCGCAGGCGGCCTTCGCGGTACGGGAGCGCTGGCCGGCCGGCGGCGACTCGGTGGGCATCCCGACCTGGTTCTACGGGCACGAGCCGCCGAACGCGTTCGCGGGCCACATCGCCAAGTACTTCGCGAACGCCACCCGGGAGGACGGGCTGCTGGCCCGGTCCACCGCGGGCGTGGTGTTCCTGCCGGGCGCGGCGGGCACGGTGCAGGAGATCTTCGACAACGCGACGCCGAACTACTACGAGTCGCGGGGCGAGCCGACCCCGATGGTGCTGGTCGGGCGCCACCACTGGACCGAGCACCTGCCGGCCTGGCCGCTGCTGCGGGCGCTGGCGCGGGGCCGGGGGATGGAGTCGCGGATCGCGCTGGTCGATTCGGTGGCGGAGGTCCCCGAGGCGCTCGCCACGATGGGCCGGGCCGGGTGA
- a CDS encoding ABC transporter ATP-binding protein yields the protein MYAMVAPPDTAPADNDVLWARSLHYSHSGSPGLIGVSVGVRQGEILAVTGPRGSGKTTLLRCLSGQLVPEQGEVWFNSVPVHTMGALVRERLRRDRFGWIGPEPRLLPELKVWENAALPLLIGGATHRAAKTAACEWLDRLDIGGFARKRPGALTRAECQRVALARALVNEPAVIFADEPTAPLHRAERALLVRTLTTAARSHGITVLLATHDEDTAAVADRSVALVDGRPAGSAPAAASTETPEDQAACSLSA from the coding sequence GTGTACGCCATGGTGGCTCCACCGGACACTGCCCCAGCCGACAATGATGTCCTCTGGGCGCGGTCCCTTCACTACTCCCACAGCGGCTCGCCCGGCCTCATCGGGGTCTCGGTCGGCGTCCGCCAAGGCGAGATCCTGGCCGTGACCGGCCCGCGCGGAAGCGGCAAGACCACCCTGCTGCGCTGTCTTTCCGGGCAGTTGGTGCCCGAGCAGGGCGAGGTCTGGTTCAACAGCGTCCCGGTGCACACCATGGGCGCGCTGGTCCGCGAGCGGCTGCGCCGCGACCGGTTCGGCTGGATCGGCCCCGAGCCCCGGCTGCTTCCCGAGCTCAAGGTCTGGGAGAACGCCGCGCTGCCGCTGCTGATCGGCGGCGCCACGCACCGGGCCGCCAAGACCGCCGCCTGCGAATGGCTGGACCGCCTCGACATCGGCGGCTTCGCCCGCAAGCGCCCCGGCGCCCTGACCCGGGCCGAGTGCCAGCGGGTCGCCCTGGCCCGGGCCCTGGTCAACGAGCCCGCCGTGATCTTCGCCGACGAGCCGACGGCCCCGCTGCACCGCGCCGAGCGCGCCCTGCTCGTGCGCACGCTGACCACGGCGGCCCGCTCGCACGGGATCACCGTGCTGCTGGCCACCCACGACGAGGACACCGCGGCCGTCGCCGACCGCAGCGTCGCCCTGGTAGACGGCAGGCCCGCCGGTTCCGCGCCCGCCGCCGCTTCCACCGAGACCCCGGAGGACCAGGCCGCGTGCTCGCTCTCCGCCTAG
- a CDS encoding aspartate aminotransferase family protein: MSQDLSKTAYDHLWMHFTRMSSYENSPVPTIVRGEGTYIFDDKGKRYLDGLAGLFVVNAGHGRKELAEVAYKQAQELAFFPIWSYAHPKAVELAERLADYAPGDLNKVFFTTGGGEAVETAWKLAKQYFKLQGKHTKYKVISRAVAYHGTPQGALSITGLPALKAPFEPLVPGAHKVPNTNIYRAPIYGDDPEAFGRWCADQIEQEILFEGADTVAAVFLEPVQNAGGCFPPPPGYFQRVREICDEYDVLLVSDETICAFGRLGTMFACDKFGYVPDMITCAKGMTSGYSPIGACIVSDRIAEPFYKGDNTFLHGYTFGGHPVSSAVALANLDIFDKEGLNQHVLDNEDAFFSTLKKLHDLPIVGDVRGNGFFYGIELVKDKVTKESFTDEETERVLYGFLSKALFENGLYCRADDRGDPVIQLAPPLIADQGTFDEIEGILRSVLTEAWTKL; this comes from the coding sequence GTGAGCCAGGACCTCTCCAAGACCGCGTACGACCACCTGTGGATGCACTTCACCCGCATGTCGTCGTACGAGAACTCCCCCGTCCCCACCATCGTGCGGGGTGAGGGCACCTACATCTTCGACGACAAGGGCAAGCGCTACCTGGACGGTCTCGCCGGACTGTTCGTGGTCAACGCCGGTCACGGCCGCAAGGAACTGGCCGAGGTCGCCTACAAGCAGGCGCAGGAACTCGCGTTCTTCCCCATCTGGTCGTACGCGCACCCCAAGGCCGTGGAGCTCGCCGAGCGCCTCGCGGACTACGCCCCGGGCGACCTGAACAAGGTCTTCTTCACCACCGGCGGCGGCGAGGCCGTCGAGACCGCCTGGAAGCTGGCGAAGCAGTACTTCAAGCTCCAGGGCAAGCACACCAAGTACAAGGTCATCTCGCGTGCGGTCGCCTACCACGGCACCCCGCAGGGCGCCCTGTCCATCACCGGCCTGCCGGCCCTGAAGGCCCCCTTCGAGCCGCTGGTCCCCGGCGCGCACAAGGTGCCGAACACCAACATCTACCGCGCCCCGATCTACGGCGACGACCCGGAGGCCTTCGGCCGCTGGTGCGCCGACCAGATCGAGCAGGAGATCCTGTTCGAGGGCGCCGACACCGTCGCCGCCGTCTTCCTGGAGCCGGTGCAGAACGCCGGCGGCTGCTTCCCGCCGCCGCCCGGGTACTTCCAGCGGGTCCGCGAGATCTGCGACGAGTACGACGTGCTCCTCGTCTCCGACGAGACGATCTGCGCCTTCGGCCGCCTCGGCACGATGTTCGCCTGTGACAAGTTCGGCTACGTGCCGGACATGATCACCTGCGCCAAGGGCATGACCTCGGGCTACTCCCCGATCGGCGCCTGCATCGTCTCGGACCGCATCGCGGAGCCGTTCTACAAGGGCGACAACACCTTCCTGCACGGCTACACCTTCGGCGGACACCCGGTGTCCTCCGCGGTGGCGCTGGCCAACCTCGACATCTTCGACAAGGAAGGCCTCAACCAGCACGTGCTGGACAACGAGGACGCCTTCTTCTCGACGCTGAAGAAGCTGCACGACCTGCCCATCGTCGGCGACGTCCGCGGCAACGGCTTCTTCTACGGCATCGAGCTCGTCAAGGACAAGGTCACGAAGGAGTCCTTCACGGACGAGGAGACGGAGCGCGTGCTCTACGGCTTCCTCTCCAAGGCGCTCTTCGAGAACGGCCTGTACTGCCGGGCCGACGACCGCGGTGACCCGGTCATCCAGCTGGCCCCGCCGCTGATCGCGGACCAGGGCACCTTCGACGAGATCGAGGGGATCCTGCGCTCGGTGCTCACCGAGGCGTGGACCAAGCTGTAA
- a CDS encoding Lrp/AsnC family transcriptional regulator codes for MHSEVVVSRSADSRNRQPSPSVDAVSLAIIEQLQEDGRRPYAAIGKAVGLSEAAVRQRVQKLLDQGVMQIVAVTDPLTVGLRRQAMVGINVEGDLDPVADALTQMAECEYVVMTAGSFDLMVEIVCEDDDHLLETINKKIRALPGVRSTESFVYLKLKKQTYMWGTR; via the coding sequence GTGCACAGTGAGGTCGTGGTCAGTCGAAGCGCAGATTCCAGGAACAGACAACCGTCCCCTTCGGTCGATGCTGTGTCCCTGGCGATCATCGAGCAACTGCAGGAGGACGGACGCCGTCCCTACGCGGCGATCGGCAAGGCCGTCGGCCTGTCGGAGGCGGCTGTGCGCCAGCGCGTACAGAAGCTGCTCGACCAGGGCGTCATGCAGATCGTCGCCGTCACCGACCCGCTCACCGTGGGCCTGCGACGCCAGGCCATGGTCGGCATCAACGTCGAGGGCGACCTCGATCCGGTGGCCGACGCACTGACCCAGATGGCCGAGTGCGAGTACGTGGTCATGACCGCGGGCTCGTTCGACCTGATGGTGGAGATCGTCTGCGAGGACGACGACCACCTGCTGGAGACGATCAACAAGAAGATCCGCGCGCTCCCCGGCGTGCGATCAACCGAAAGCTTCGTTTACCTGAAGCTGAAGAAGCAGACCTACATGTGGGGAACTCGATAG